In Passer domesticus isolate bPasDom1 chromosome 1, bPasDom1.hap1, whole genome shotgun sequence, one DNA window encodes the following:
- the FOXF2 gene encoding LOW QUALITY PROTEIN: forkhead box protein F2 (The sequence of the model RefSeq protein was modified relative to this genomic sequence to represent the inferred CDS: deleted 1 base in 1 codon) — protein sequence MRRALPPPTAARRAEEVPGGQRLPPPPPLSPFRAPPAPVPTPPGSPPSLPASPHPAPFPSLRQMTTESGQQRLEPPVPLRSCSPAPGALQMSRPPSSALETSTSSSSTSTSSSSSSAAAASSKSKKASSGLRRPEKPPYSYIALIVMAIQSSPSKRLTLSEIYQFLQARFPFFRGSYQGWKNSVRHNLSLNECFIKLPKGLGRPGKGHYWTIDPASEFMFEEGSFRRRPRGFRRKCQALKPMYRMMNGLGFGASILPQGFDFQAPPASLACHSNGYNLDMMPNAMASGYEGLSGGHHVPHMSPNPGSTYMASCPVTANGDYGPDSSSSPVPSSPAMASAIECHSPYTSPSAHWTASGASPYIKQQGLPAANAASSGIHSSVPSYSLEQGYLHQSPRDDLSVGLPRYQHHPSPVCDRKDFVLNFNGISSFHPSASGSYYHHHHHQSVCQDIKPCVM from the exons ATGCGCagggcgctgccgccgccc accgccgcccgccgcgctgAGGAGGTGCCCGGAGGACAGCGGCTCCCACCGCCCCCCCCGCTCTCCCCCTTCAGGGCACCCCCCGCCCCGGTACCCACCCCGCCCGGCTcccccccttccctcccagcctcACCCCACCCTGCCCCATTCCCCTCCCTCCGCCAGATGACCACCGAGAGCGGGCAGCAGCGGCTGGAGCCCCCCGTCCCTCTCCGCTCCTGCAGCCCGGCTCCCGGAGCTCTCCAGATGAGCCGGCCGCCCTCCTCCGCCCTGGAGACCTccacctcctcttcctccacctccacctcctcctcctcctcctcggcgGCGGCGGCGTCCTCCAAGAGCAAGAAGGCCAGCTCGGGGCTGAGGCGGCCCGAGAAGCCCCCCTACTCCTACATCGCCCTCATCGTCATGGCCATCCAGAGCTCGCCCTCCAAGCGCCTCACCCTCAGCGAGATCTACCAGTTCCTGCAGGCCCGCTTCCCCTTCTTCCGCGGCTCCTATCAGGGCTGGAAGAACTCCGTGCGCCACAACCTCTCTCTCAACGAGTGCTTCATCAAGCTGCCCAAGGGCCTGGGCCGCCCGGGCAAGGGCCACTACTGGACCATCGACCCGGCCAGCGAGTTCATGTTCGAGGAGGGCTCCTTCCGACGGCGGCCCCGCGGCTTCAGGAGGAAATGCCAGGCGCTGAAGCCCATGTACCGCATGATGAACGGGCTGGGCTTCGGCGCCTCCATCCTCCCGCAGGGCTTCGACTTCCAGGCGCCCCCCGCCTCCCTCGCCTGCCACTCCAACGGCTACAACCTCGACATGATGCCCAACGCCATGGCCAGCGGCTACGAGGGACTCAGCGGCGGCCACCACGTCCCGCACATGTCCCCCAACCCCGGCTCGACCTACATGGCCAGCTGCCCGGTGACTGCCAACGGGGACTACGGCCccgacagcagcagcagccccgtgCCCTCCTCGCCGGCCATGGCCAGCGCCATCGAGTGCCACTCGCCTTACACGAGCCCTTCGGCTCACTGGACAGCCTCGGGGGCCTCGCCCTACATAAAGCAGCAGGGCCTCCCCGCCGCCAACGCCGCCTCCTCCGGCATCCACTCCAGCGTGCCCTCCTACTCCCTGGAGCAGGGATACCTGCACCAGAGCCCCCGCGACGACCTCTCAG TGGGACTGCCTCGCTACCAGCATCATCCCTCCCCGGTGTGTGACAGGAAAGATTTTGTCCTCAATTTTAATGGCATTTCTTCGTTTCACCCGTCCGCTAGTGGATCTTACTAccaccatcaccaccaccaAAGCGTCTGTCAAGACATCAAGCCCTGCGTGATGTGA